The proteins below come from a single Methanothermobacter sp. genomic window:
- a CDS encoding DUF4429 domain-containing protein — translation MAGKRCPECYFTNAEAVKFCTNCGKDLQNLLVYFEAPSGGDDIEITRDAVIVHKRSLTGEKSGKKEVFLRSNMEDVKIGRILSQLTFTYNGKFRVYNLRREYLDRAEELLLPPKNPDFEDSSVDPLETEYEQTTKPLFFLDGRNGQVELYDNRVEIKREGLKSILFYGSLTKGTKTIYLQDITGVEIKKPGFTVGYIQFTVPGGFEKTGGGVSSTNDENTVTFDGEKQYKIALKIKERIEKLKSGTSSTPTISVVDEIKKASELVESGVLTEEEFEKLKKKLIG, via the coding sequence ATGGCTGGAAAAAGATGTCCAGAGTGTTATTTTACAAATGCTGAAGCTGTCAAATTTTGTACAAACTGCGGAAAGGATCTTCAAAACCTTCTGGTATACTTTGAAGCACCCTCTGGTGGTGATGATATTGAAATAACAAGGGATGCTGTGATAGTACATAAGAGAAGTCTAACCGGTGAAAAAAGTGGAAAAAAGGAAGTTTTTCTGAGAAGTAATATGGAGGATGTTAAAATTGGAAGGATACTATCACAGCTTACCTTTACCTACAATGGCAAATTCAGAGTATACAATCTCAGAAGAGAGTATCTAGATAGGGCAGAAGAACTTCTTCTACCTCCAAAAAATCCCGATTTTGAGGATAGCAGCGTAGATCCTTTAGAAACTGAATACGAACAAACAACCAAGCCTCTTTTTTTCTTAGATGGTAGGAATGGACAGGTTGAACTTTATGATAACCGTGTCGAGATAAAAAGAGAGGGCCTTAAGTCAATCCTTTTCTATGGAAGTTTAACCAAAGGGACAAAAACGATATACTTGCAAGATATTACAGGTGTCGAAATAAAAAAACCAGGATTCACCGTTGGATACATCCAGTTTACAGTACCTGGGGGGTTCGAGAAAACTGGTGGTGGTGTATCTTCAACCAATGATGAGAATACAGTCACATTTGATGGAGAAAAACAATATAAAATCGCCCTTAAAATAAAAGAGAGAATAGAAAAATTAAAAAGTGGAACATCCTCCACCCCCACAATAAGCGTTGTGGATGAGATAAAAAAGGCCAGCGAACTGGTAGAAAGCGGAGTACTCACAGAAGAAGAATTCGAAAAACTGAAAAAGAAACTTATCGGTTAA